One Capsicum annuum cultivar UCD-10X-F1 chromosome 2, UCD10Xv1.1, whole genome shotgun sequence genomic window carries:
- the LOC107859435 gene encoding uncharacterized protein LOC107859435, which produces MKKIKKAAAEKSKRAIGESSRKAKNDDTARLRLPKGMKYWIKKVPAHPLHFGSYCNQNFGEHIKEYLGEEVLNLFRETIFGSFLDMPLCNYQGQISKCLLMLEIEQDDSEEIHVYVQGTILKFSIIEYVIISGLKCSGNRHLVQIGQMLKHIGIR; this is translated from the exons ATGAAGAAGATTAAAAAAGCTGCTGCTGAAAAGTCAAAAAGAGCAATTGGAGAATCCTCACGAAAAGCAAAAAATGATGATACTGCACGTCTGCGTCTACCGAAG GGTATGAAGTACTGGATTAAAAAGGTCCCTGCTCATCCATTGCATTTCGGTAGTTATTGTAACCAAAATTTTGGAGAACACATTAAGGAATATTTGGGTGAagaagttttaaatttattccgTGAAACAATTTTTGGTTCATTTCTAGACATGCCGCTGTGCAATTATCAGGGCCAAATATCCAAATGCTTGCTTATGCTAGAGATAGAGCAAGACGACTCGGAGgaaattcatgtttatgtgcAGGGAACCATTCTGAAGTTTTCTATTATTGAGTATGTCATTATATCCGGGCTTAAATGTTCAGGGAACAGACATCTCGTTCAGATTGGGCAAATGTTGAAGCATATAGGGATAAGATGA
- the LOC107859434 gene encoding secretory carrier-associated membrane protein 2, with the protein MAGRYDHNPFDEEQEEEVNPFAGGGGGGKSSGQPKFSGGAFYTTSGSVPPATNSRLSPLPPEPADFYDRNASIDIPLDSASDLKKKEKELQAKENELRRREQDLKMREDAAARAGIVVEEKNWPPFFPIIHHDIGNEIPIHLQKLQYVAFTTFLGLFACLLWNIVACTTAWIKEGDVKIWFLSLIYFISGVPGAYFMWYRPLYRAFRTEGAMKFAWFFLFYLVHIGFCIFAAVAPPIVFRGKSLTGILPAIDLIGKNVLVGIFYFIGFGLFCLESLLSIWVIQQVYMYFRGSGKAAQMKQEAARGAMRAAI; encoded by the exons ATGGCTGGCCGTTATGATCATAACCCttttgatgaagaacaagaagaagaagttaACCCTTTTGCT GGTGGTGGAGGTGGAGGGAAATCTTCAGGGCAACCAAAATTTAGTGGAGGTGCATTTTATACCACA TCTGGGAGTGTGCCTCCAGCAACAAACTCTAGACTTTCACCCCTTCCACCAGAACCAGCTGATTTCTATGACCGCAATGCGTCAATCGATATTCCCCTTGATAGTGCTTCG GAcctgaaaaagaaagaaaaagagttacaAGCTAAGGAGAATGAATTAAGGCGGAGGGAACAG GACCTAAAAATGAGAGAAGATGCTGCAGCAAGAG CTGGCATTGTTGTAGAGGAGAAAAATTGGCCTCCGTTCTTCCCAATTATCCATCATGATATTGGAAATGAAATACCAATCCATCTTCAAAAGCTACAATATGTTGCGTTTACAACGTTCTTGG GACTCTTTGCATGCCTTTTATGGAACATTGTAGCTTGCACTACAGCATGGATTAAAGAAGGAG ATGTAAAGATCTGGTTCCTTTCTCTTATTTACTTCATATCGGGTGTTCCCGGAGCCTACTTCATGTGGTATCGTCCTCTGTATCGTGCTTTTAG AACTGAGGGTGCCATGAAGTTTGCATGgtttttcttgttttacttg GTTCACATTGGATTCTGCATCTTTGCTGCTGTTGCTCCTCCAATAGTCTTCAGAGGGAAATCCCTTAC AGGCATCCTGCCTGCGATAGATCTCATCGGCAAAAATGTACTTGTTGGG ATTTTCTACTTCATTGGTTTCGGGCTATTTTGTCTCGAGTCATTGCTGAGCATTTGGGTTATCCAG CAAGTATACATGTATTTCCGAGGAAGTGGTAAAGCTGCACAGATGAAGCAAGAAGCCGCTAGAGGGGCGATGAGAGCAGCAATATAA
- the LOC107859433 gene encoding glycine-rich protein DOT1, whose amino-acid sequence MKNFIITFNLLAVLFIITFTCTFATRQVHIHPKNHVVEKTKKAGSGGARNNGNNNGSGPFGGIFGPGGGFNIPGLGGGVYGGGFGGPKGGFGKGGVITASVVCKEKGPCFGKKLKCPAKCYKSYSSAGKGFGFGGGSGGCTMDCKKKCVAYC is encoded by the coding sequence atgaaaaacttcaTAATTACCTTCAATCTCTTAGCTGTCTTGTTCATCATCACATTCACTTGCACCTTTGCTACAAGACAAGTTCACATCCATCCAAAAAACCATGTTGTTGAGAAAACGAAGAAAGCaggcagtggcggagccaggaatAATGGAAACAACAACGGTAGCGGGCCGTTTGGAGGCATTTTTGGGCCTGGAGGAGGGTTTAACATACCTGGGCTTGGTGGTGGAGTATATGGTGGTGGATTTGGAGGCCCAAAAGGTGGATTTGGAAAAGGTGGAGTCATAACGGCCAGTGTTGTTTGCAAAGAAAAAGGCCCATGTTTTGGAAAGAAACTTAAGTGTCCAGCAAAGTGTTACAAATCATATTCTAGTGCTGGAAAAGGATTTGGATTTGGTGGTGGATCTGGTGGTTGTACTATGGATTGCAAGAAGAAATGTGTTGCTTAttgttaa